A portion of the Bifidobacterium bifidum ATCC 29521 = JCM 1255 = DSM 20456 genome contains these proteins:
- the upp gene encoding uracil phosphoribosyltransferase has product MELHVLDHPLVEHKLTVLRDKNTSSATFRELVTELVMLEAYEATRNLDIVDKPIETPVAPMVGKHIASPAPIIVPVLRAGLGMLDGMTKMIPTAEVGFLGMKRDEEHPTQQITYANRLPEDLTGRQCFLIDPMLATGGTLVTATHYLAERGAKDVTAINIIAAPEGIQYVQDHIDPSIAFKVVVCAVDEKLNEKAYIVPGLGDTGDRLYGVID; this is encoded by the coding sequence ATGGAACTTCACGTACTCGACCACCCGCTGGTGGAACACAAGCTCACCGTCCTGCGCGACAAAAACACCTCATCCGCCACTTTCCGCGAGCTCGTCACCGAACTCGTCATGCTCGAAGCCTACGAGGCGACCCGCAACCTCGACATCGTCGACAAGCCCATCGAAACCCCCGTCGCCCCCATGGTCGGCAAGCACATCGCCAGCCCCGCCCCCATCATCGTTCCCGTCCTTCGCGCCGGACTCGGCATGCTCGACGGCATGACCAAAATGATCCCCACCGCCGAAGTCGGCTTCCTCGGCATGAAGCGCGACGAAGAGCACCCCACCCAGCAGATCACTTACGCCAACCGTCTCCCCGAAGACCTCACCGGCCGTCAGTGCTTCCTCATCGACCCCATGCTCGCCACCGGCGGCACCCTCGTCACCGCCACCCACTACCTCGCCGAGCGCGGTGCCAAAGACGTCACCGCCATCAACATCATCGCCGCCCCCGAAGGCATCCAATACGTCCAAGACCACATCGACCCCTCCATCGCCTTCAAGGTCGTCGTCTGCGCCGTCGATGAAAAACTCAACGAAAAGGCGTACATTGTGCCGGGGCTTGGCGACACCGGCGACCGCCTCTACGGCGTCATTGATTGA
- a CDS encoding peroxiredoxin yields MTENHASDQSPQPGQSSQPALPTRLTPGQPAPDFTLPAVNPDGGETSVTLSRLLAQGKRVVLYFYPAAMTPGCTTEACDFRDNIARLTALGFTVLGVSKDPIDKLQRFRERDHLSFPLLSDADLTVHRLYGAYGEKKLYGRTHIGVIRSTFVISVSVTGAAGTIEIARYNVRAKGHVASLMKALQ; encoded by the coding sequence ATGACAGAAAATCACGCAAGCGACCAATCACCGCAGCCCGGACAATCCAGCCAGCCCGCTCTTCCCACGCGACTCACCCCCGGCCAGCCCGCTCCTGATTTCACCCTGCCTGCGGTCAACCCGGACGGCGGTGAGACCTCCGTCACGCTGTCGCGGCTGCTGGCGCAGGGCAAGCGCGTGGTGCTGTACTTCTATCCGGCCGCGATGACGCCGGGCTGCACCACCGAGGCATGCGACTTCCGCGACAACATTGCCCGGCTCACCGCACTCGGTTTCACTGTGCTGGGCGTCTCCAAGGACCCAATCGACAAGCTGCAGCGTTTCCGCGAGCGCGACCACCTGTCGTTCCCGCTGCTGTCGGACGCGGACCTGACCGTGCATCGGCTTTACGGCGCGTACGGCGAAAAGAAGCTCTATGGGCGCACGCACATAGGCGTGATCCGCTCGACATTCGTCATCAGCGTGTCTGTTACAGGCGCAGCCGGCACGATAGAAATCGCCCGTTACAACGTCCGGGCGAAGGGTCATGTGGCTTCTTTGATGAAGGCTCTGCAATAG
- the rlmH gene encoding 23S rRNA (pseudouridine(1915)-N(3))-methyltransferase RlmH — protein MRISVICVGRVKEQYLRDAIAEYSKRLGRYCKLDIIEVADEKTPEHASEGVERQIRAKEGGRIAKHIRPDAYVIALAIDGTMLSSEGLAAHINQLGLHGESHIQLIIGGSIGLDDAILRRADYRLSFSKMTFPHQLMRVILLEQLYRAYKINAGEPYHK, from the coding sequence ATGCGTATTAGCGTCATTTGCGTCGGCAGGGTCAAAGAGCAGTATCTGCGCGACGCCATCGCCGAATACAGCAAACGGCTCGGCCGCTACTGCAAGCTCGACATCATCGAGGTCGCCGACGAGAAGACCCCCGAACATGCCAGCGAAGGCGTGGAACGGCAGATTCGTGCCAAGGAAGGCGGGCGCATCGCCAAGCACATCCGCCCCGACGCCTATGTGATCGCGCTGGCGATCGACGGCACGATGCTCTCCTCCGAAGGGCTCGCCGCGCACATCAACCAGCTCGGATTGCACGGCGAAAGCCACATACAGCTCATCATCGGCGGCTCAATCGGCCTGGACGACGCGATCCTGCGCCGCGCCGACTACAGGCTCAGCTTCTCGAAGATGACGTTCCCGCATCAGCTGATGCGCGTGATCCTACTGGAGCAGCTGTACCGCGCCTACAAAATCAACGCCGGCGAGCCATACCACAAGTAG
- a CDS encoding ABC transporter produces MAFVPQGQQSFGTMTVDENLHVVADRYGSEAKARYDEAVTMFPVLKEFAVERADRYYVLASGRFIATGEGGPAQVEAAKEAMRV; encoded by the coding sequence ATGGCGTTCGTGCCGCAGGGGCAGCAGTCGTTCGGCACGATGACCGTCGACGAGAACCTGCATGTGGTCGCCGACCGGTACGGGTCCGAGGCGAAAGCGCGGTACGACGAGGCCGTGACGATGTTCCCGGTGCTCAAGGAATTCGCCGTCGAACGGGCGGATCGCTACTATGTGCTGGCCTCCGGGCGCTTCATCGCCACCGGCGAAGGCGGTCCTGCACAGGTTGAGGCCGCCAAAGAGGCCATGCGCGTATAA